The Azospirillum brasilense genome has a window encoding:
- a CDS encoding formate/nitrite transporter family protein: MDTHSLPEANPHASPAISPTAAPPASSLDALMPDAIALAAENLGVKKANYDGATLFALAVLAGAFIALGGLFATVAMSGAEGMLPYGVTRLLGGLVFSLGLILVIVGGAQLFTGDALMVMAWASGRVKTGRMLRVWTMVWLGNFVGAAGTALLVFLSGQYAFGHGAVGASALYFATAKAGLPAGQAFFLGILCNVLVCLAVWLALGARSVTDKIMAIVFPVSAFVAAGFEHCVANMYFVPLGLLIEWGAPASFWADLGRAAPVIPVGQFLLNLAAVTLGNWFGGAVLVGAVYWFIYRRPSRRTAH; this comes from the coding sequence ATGGACACGCATTCCCTTCCGGAGGCCAACCCACACGCCTCCCCGGCCATCTCCCCTACCGCCGCCCCGCCCGCGTCCTCCCTCGACGCGCTGATGCCCGACGCCATCGCGCTCGCGGCGGAGAATCTGGGCGTCAAGAAGGCCAACTACGACGGCGCGACGCTGTTCGCTCTGGCCGTCCTGGCCGGCGCCTTCATCGCGCTGGGCGGCCTGTTCGCCACCGTCGCCATGTCGGGGGCCGAGGGCATGCTGCCCTACGGGGTGACCCGGCTGCTCGGCGGGCTGGTCTTCTCACTGGGTCTGATCCTGGTCATCGTCGGCGGCGCGCAGCTCTTCACCGGCGACGCGCTGATGGTGATGGCCTGGGCCAGCGGGCGGGTGAAGACCGGGCGGATGCTCCGGGTCTGGACCATGGTGTGGCTCGGCAACTTCGTCGGCGCCGCCGGCACGGCGCTGCTGGTCTTCCTGTCCGGGCAATACGCCTTCGGCCACGGGGCGGTCGGGGCCTCGGCGCTCTACTTCGCCACGGCCAAGGCCGGGCTGCCCGCCGGGCAGGCCTTCTTCCTGGGCATCCTGTGCAACGTGCTGGTCTGTCTGGCGGTGTGGCTGGCGCTCGGCGCGCGCAGCGTGACCGACAAGATCATGGCGATCGTCTTCCCGGTCAGCGCCTTCGTCGCCGCCGGCTTCGAGCACTGCGTCGCCAACATGTACTTCGTGCCGCTGGGCCTGCTGATCGAATGGGGCGCCCCCGCCTCCTTCTGGGCCGACCTGGGTCGCGCCGCGCCGGTCATCCCGGTCGGGCAGTTCCTGCTGAACCTCGCCGCGGTGACGCTGGGCAACTGGTTCGGCGGAGCGGTGCTGGTCGGCGCCGTCTACTGGTTCATCTACCGCCGCCCGAGCCGCCGCACGGCGCATTAG
- a CDS encoding cold-shock protein — MSEEQKQQVTAVVKWYKADKGFGFVRFADGSGEAFLHSRVLASLGEVSLTEGTGLVCDIAETPKGPQVVAIHSITPADPAEAKPARAPKQRRQRQPEAGDPQAVRPAAPAAIREPKPRRAERPAPALMPVPTGEMIYGTVRWYNLDSQSGLIDAWDDETGIGVYFDRAILRQSGLEVVADGEDVRFVAVPGDGGPTALRVELV; from the coding sequence GTGAGCGAAGAGCAAAAGCAGCAGGTTACGGCGGTCGTCAAATGGTACAAGGCCGACAAGGGCTTCGGCTTCGTCCGCTTCGCCGACGGAAGCGGTGAGGCGTTTCTGCATTCCCGGGTTCTCGCCTCGCTGGGCGAGGTGTCGCTGACCGAGGGCACCGGCCTCGTCTGCGACATCGCCGAGACCCCGAAGGGGCCGCAGGTCGTGGCCATCCATTCCATCACCCCCGCCGACCCGGCGGAGGCCAAGCCGGCCCGCGCGCCGAAGCAGCGCCGGCAGCGCCAGCCCGAGGCCGGCGATCCCCAGGCCGTCCGCCCCGCCGCTCCGGCGGCCATCCGCGAGCCCAAGCCGCGGCGCGCCGAGCGGCCGGCTCCGGCCCTGATGCCGGTGCCCACCGGTGAGATGATCTATGGGACCGTGCGCTGGTACAATCTGGACAGCCAGTCCGGCCTGATCGACGCGTGGGACGACGAGACGGGCATCGGCGTCTATTTCGACCGCGCGATCCTGCGCCAGTCCGGGCTGGAAGTGGTGGCCGACGGCGAGGACGTGCGTTTTGTCGCCGTGCCGGGCGACGGCGGCCCGACCGCGCTGCGCGTCGAATTGGTGTGA
- a CDS encoding TRAP transporter substrate-binding protein, with protein MKNTFRRLGMALLAACAAGALLAAPVSARDFRSADIHPGDYPTVEAVKYMGKLLSERSNGKLGVKVYPNGALGNERDTIEQIKIGGLDMMRINVAPLNNVVPETMVVALPFIFRDTDHMHAVLDGPVGDEILAAMESQGLIGLAFYDSGSRSLYSKKPVSSLADLKGMKIRVQQSDLFVSMIEALGANPTPMPMGEVYTGLKTGIIDAAENNYPSYESSRHFEAAKYFTRTEHAMAPEVLVFSKVTWDRLSKDDQAAIRKAAKDSVPYMRKLWTEREEASRAIVEKAGSQISDVKNKQEFIDAMKPVFAKFANTPKLQGLVQRIQDTK; from the coding sequence ATGAAGAACACTTTCCGCCGCCTCGGCATGGCGCTGCTGGCCGCCTGCGCCGCGGGCGCGCTGCTCGCCGCCCCGGTCTCGGCCCGCGACTTCCGGTCGGCCGACATCCACCCCGGCGACTACCCGACCGTCGAGGCGGTCAAATACATGGGCAAGCTGCTGAGCGAACGCAGCAACGGCAAGCTCGGCGTGAAGGTCTACCCGAACGGCGCGCTGGGCAACGAGCGCGACACGATCGAGCAGATCAAGATCGGCGGCCTCGACATGATGCGCATCAACGTGGCGCCGCTGAACAACGTCGTTCCGGAGACGATGGTCGTCGCCCTGCCCTTCATCTTCCGTGACACCGACCACATGCACGCCGTCCTCGACGGCCCGGTCGGCGACGAGATCCTTGCCGCCATGGAAAGCCAGGGGCTGATCGGTCTGGCCTTCTACGACAGCGGCTCGCGCTCGCTCTACTCCAAGAAACCGGTGTCGTCGCTGGCCGACCTGAAGGGCATGAAGATCCGCGTCCAGCAGTCGGACCTGTTCGTGTCGATGATCGAGGCGCTGGGCGCCAACCCGACGCCGATGCCGATGGGCGAGGTCTACACCGGCCTGAAAACCGGCATCATCGACGCGGCGGAGAACAACTACCCGTCCTACGAATCCTCGCGCCACTTCGAGGCTGCCAAGTACTTCACCCGCACCGAGCACGCGATGGCGCCGGAGGTGCTGGTCTTCTCCAAGGTCACCTGGGACCGCCTGTCCAAGGACGACCAGGCCGCCATCCGCAAGGCCGCCAAGGACTCCGTCCCCTACATGCGCAAGCTGTGGACGGAGCGTGAGGAGGCCTCCCGCGCCATCGTCGAGAAGGCCGGTTCCCAGATCAGCGACGTGAAGAACAAGCAGGAATTCATCGACGCGATGAAGCCCGTCTTCGCCAAGTTCGCGAACACGCCGAAGCTGCAGGGCCTCGTCCAGCGCATCCAGGACACGAAGTAG
- a CDS encoding GntR family transcriptional regulator, protein MPSDSFTAPPRQRRLATVRPAPRSASPIYRDLRNDILGMRRRPGEPIAEARIAAAYGVSRTPVHEAVLRLADEGLIDVFPQSGTYVSLIPVAALPEAGVIRKALEEATVRMAAIRATPGDIAQLRAALEEQRDLCAACDRDGFHEADESFHALLAEIAGFPGFWALVEQVKVQVDRCRRLTLPVPGQMTKVIAEHDAIVEAVAAHDREASVEALGAHLDGLRLAIDDLRAAAPLYFTDAPTAAGRQTPPRL, encoded by the coding sequence ATGCCATCCGATTCCTTCACCGCCCCGCCGCGGCAGCGCCGGCTTGCCACGGTCCGGCCCGCACCGCGCTCCGCCTCTCCCATCTACCGCGACCTGCGGAACGACATCCTGGGGATGCGCCGACGACCCGGCGAGCCCATCGCCGAGGCCCGCATCGCCGCGGCCTACGGCGTCAGCCGCACCCCCGTGCACGAGGCGGTGCTGCGGCTGGCCGACGAGGGGCTGATCGACGTCTTCCCGCAGTCGGGCACCTATGTGTCCCTGATTCCGGTCGCCGCCCTGCCGGAGGCCGGGGTGATCCGCAAGGCGCTGGAGGAGGCCACCGTGCGGATGGCCGCCATCCGCGCCACCCCTGGCGACATCGCCCAGCTGCGCGCGGCGCTTGAGGAGCAACGCGACCTCTGCGCCGCCTGCGACCGCGACGGCTTTCACGAAGCCGACGAGAGCTTCCACGCCCTGCTCGCCGAGATCGCCGGATTCCCCGGCTTTTGGGCGCTGGTGGAACAGGTGAAGGTGCAGGTTGACCGCTGCCGGCGCCTGACCCTGCCTGTGCCCGGCCAGATGACGAAGGTCATCGCCGAGCACGACGCCATTGTCGAGGCCGTCGCCGCCCACGACCGCGAGGCCAGCGTCGAGGCGCTCGGCGCCCATCTCGACGGATTGCGCCTGGCCATCGACGATTTGCGCGCCGCCGCACCGCTTTACTTCACCGACGCGCCCACCGCCGCGGGGCGTCAAACCCCGCCCCGGCTTTAA
- a CDS encoding TerC family protein, with protein sequence MMTAELWPQLVAFGQVVAIDLVLAGDNAIVVGMAAAAVPAEQRRRVILWGISAAIVLRILFALMTTQLLAIIGLTLAGGVLLLWVCWKMFRELRSQGADEITPEEALDAPDVLPGTASFSSNAAVAAASAVSVGAAVWQIVVADVSMSLDNVLAVAGAAKEHPTVLVLGLLLSVALMGAAANVIARVLHKHRWIGWIGLAIITYVALDMVWRGSNEVLAHTAWLG encoded by the coding sequence ATGATGACCGCCGAACTCTGGCCGCAACTCGTCGCTTTCGGGCAGGTGGTTGCCATCGACCTCGTTCTGGCCGGTGACAACGCCATCGTCGTCGGCATGGCCGCCGCCGCCGTCCCGGCGGAGCAGCGGCGCCGGGTCATCCTGTGGGGCATCAGCGCGGCCATCGTGCTGCGCATCCTCTTCGCGCTGATGACCACCCAGCTTCTCGCCATCATCGGCCTCACCCTGGCCGGCGGCGTGCTTCTGCTCTGGGTCTGCTGGAAGATGTTCCGCGAACTGCGCTCCCAGGGCGCCGACGAGATCACGCCGGAGGAGGCGCTGGACGCCCCCGACGTCCTGCCCGGAACGGCCTCCTTCAGCAGCAACGCGGCGGTGGCCGCCGCCAGCGCCGTCTCGGTGGGCGCCGCCGTCTGGCAGATCGTGGTGGCCGACGTGTCGATGTCGCTTGACAATGTGCTGGCGGTGGCCGGTGCTGCCAAGGAGCATCCGACCGTGCTCGTGCTCGGCCTGCTGCTCTCGGTGGCGTTGATGGGAGCCGCCGCGAACGTAATTGCACGTGTTCTGCACAAACATCGCTGGATTGGTTGGATCGGTCTTGCGATCATCACTTATGTTGCGCTCGACATGGTCTGGCGGGGCTCGAACGAGGTTCTGGCCCACACGGCCTGGCTCGGCTGA
- a CDS encoding TRAP transporter small permease → MSIELELEEVRPLAAPRLLTRVNARLAWSGMCVAMVGLMAIVCVVFYQVFGRYVLNDSPTWAESLAIVLVLYVTLIGAAVGVRDAGHIGLESFLVMLPDPIRRKVEIVIYALVGVFGACMAYNGWVLGTSVAPYFIPNLHVSEAVRYIPLVLSGVLIVLFAIEHVVAIIRGEEVAPSWN, encoded by the coding sequence ATGAGCATCGAACTTGAATTGGAAGAGGTCCGCCCCCTCGCCGCCCCACGCTTGTTGACGCGGGTGAACGCGCGTCTGGCGTGGTCGGGGATGTGCGTGGCGATGGTCGGCCTGATGGCCATCGTCTGTGTGGTGTTCTATCAGGTCTTCGGCCGCTACGTGCTGAACGACTCGCCGACCTGGGCGGAGAGCCTGGCCATCGTGCTGGTCCTCTACGTCACCCTCATCGGCGCCGCCGTCGGCGTCCGCGACGCCGGGCACATCGGCCTGGAATCCTTCCTCGTCATGCTGCCCGACCCCATCCGCCGCAAGGTCGAGATCGTCATCTACGCCCTCGTCGGCGTCTTCGGGGCCTGCATGGCCTACAACGGCTGGGTGCTCGGCACCTCCGTCGCCCCGTACTTCATCCCCAACCTGCACGTCTCCGAAGCCGTCCGCTACATCCCGCTCGTGCTCTCCGGCGTCCTGATCGTGCTTTTCGCCATCGAACACGTCGTCGCCATCATCCGCGGCGAGGAGGTCGCACCATCATGGAACTGA
- a CDS encoding DMT family transporter: protein MAQPIPSHLQARSGIVSMLLAVFLYAVLNALAKHLAADYPLAEVTFFRNAFALLPATAMLARAGGWRSLRTEHLGGHFWRAAIGLTSMVLLFLSYHLMPMADAVALSFSAPLFLTALSVPVLGERVGPYRWGAVAVGFAGVLVIVQPGSGMLNTGALVGLSAAVAYAFAMMAMRQLGRTEAPVTTVFYFTAFSTLLSAVALPFVWTMPTAEGFALMAAMGLVGGGAQYFATRAYALAPAAVISPFNYAGILWACLFGWLFWGDWPGAHVLAGAAIVIASGLLILIRETRRRAEAEACDTSPEVSHNLPLSIGRKH, encoded by the coding sequence ATGGCCCAGCCCATCCCCAGCCATCTCCAGGCGCGCAGCGGCATCGTCTCCATGCTGCTGGCGGTGTTCCTCTACGCGGTGCTGAACGCGCTGGCGAAGCATCTCGCGGCGGACTATCCGCTGGCCGAGGTGACCTTCTTCCGCAACGCCTTCGCCCTGCTGCCCGCCACCGCCATGCTGGCCCGCGCCGGCGGCTGGCGCAGCCTGCGCACGGAGCATCTCGGCGGTCATTTCTGGCGGGCGGCGATCGGCCTGACCTCGATGGTGCTGCTGTTCCTCTCCTACCACCTGATGCCGATGGCCGACGCTGTGGCGCTGTCCTTCTCAGCCCCGCTGTTCCTGACCGCGCTGTCCGTGCCGGTGCTGGGGGAGCGGGTCGGTCCCTACCGCTGGGGGGCGGTGGCGGTGGGCTTCGCCGGGGTGCTGGTCATCGTGCAGCCGGGAAGCGGCATGCTGAACACCGGCGCGCTGGTCGGGCTGAGCGCCGCCGTCGCCTACGCCTTCGCCATGATGGCGATGCGGCAGCTGGGGCGGACCGAGGCGCCGGTCACCACCGTCTTCTACTTCACCGCCTTCTCCACGCTGCTCAGCGCCGTCGCCCTGCCCTTCGTCTGGACGATGCCGACGGCGGAGGGCTTCGCCCTGATGGCGGCGATGGGTCTGGTCGGCGGCGGCGCCCAGTACTTTGCCACCCGCGCCTACGCCCTGGCCCCGGCGGCGGTCATCAGCCCGTTCAACTACGCCGGCATCCTCTGGGCCTGCCTGTTCGGCTGGCTGTTCTGGGGCGACTGGCCAGGAGCCCATGTGCTGGCCGGGGCCGCCATCGTCATCGCCAGCGGCCTGCTGATCCTGATCCGCGAGACGCGCCGCCGGGCCGAAGCGGAGGCGTGCGACACTTCGCCCGAGGTGTCCCACAATTTGCCACTCAGCATCGGGCGCAAACACTAA
- a CDS encoding TRAP transporter large permease, giving the protein MELTILSISFFGFLVLGIPVAFAIGLSALCTILYEGLPVAVIFQQMMSGMNVFSFLAIPFFVFSGELMLHGGVADKIVATAKNMVGHIRGGLGMSNVVACTLFGGVAGSPVADVSAMGAVMIPMMKREGYHADYAVNVTTHAALVGALMPTSHNMIIYALAAGGKASIGALIAAGIVPALLLMVCNLGAAYYVAVKRGYPAGTFPGWSILGRSFAAAAPGLLIVVIILAGITSGVFTATESASIAVIYALLLTTFVYRTLTWDHFLAAAAKTVKTTGVVLLLIGVSTMFQYIMGLYQVAEITGELMAGISTNPLVIFLLINIILFLLGTFMDMASTILICTPIFLPIAMQYGMDPVQFGIVMLINCALGLNTPPVGTTQFIGCAIGEISVGQVMRSILPFYGALFVTLLLVTYVPAFSLWLPHMLMR; this is encoded by the coding sequence ATGGAACTGACCATCCTTTCCATCAGCTTCTTCGGCTTCCTCGTCCTGGGCATTCCGGTCGCCTTCGCCATCGGCCTGTCGGCGCTCTGCACCATCCTCTACGAGGGCCTCCCCGTCGCCGTCATCTTCCAGCAGATGATGTCCGGCATGAACGTCTTCTCCTTCCTCGCCATCCCCTTCTTCGTCTTCTCCGGCGAGCTGATGCTCCACGGCGGCGTCGCCGACAAGATCGTCGCCACCGCCAAGAACATGGTCGGCCACATCCGCGGCGGCCTGGGCATGTCCAACGTCGTCGCCTGCACGCTCTTCGGCGGCGTCGCCGGCTCCCCCGTCGCCGACGTCTCGGCCATGGGCGCCGTGATGATCCCAATGATGAAGCGCGAGGGCTACCACGCCGACTACGCCGTCAACGTCACCACCCACGCCGCCCTGGTCGGCGCGCTGATGCCGACCAGCCACAACATGATCATCTACGCGCTGGCCGCCGGCGGCAAAGCCTCCATCGGCGCGCTGATCGCCGCGGGCATCGTCCCCGCCCTGCTGCTGATGGTCTGCAACCTGGGTGCGGCCTACTACGTCGCCGTCAAGCGCGGCTACCCCGCCGGCACCTTCCCGGGCTGGTCGATCCTGGGCCGCTCTTTCGCCGCCGCCGCCCCCGGCCTGCTCATCGTCGTCATCATCCTGGCCGGCATCACCTCGGGCGTCTTCACCGCCACCGAGTCCGCCTCCATCGCGGTGATCTACGCCCTGCTGCTCACCACCTTCGTCTACCGCACGCTGACCTGGGACCATTTCCTGGCCGCCGCCGCCAAGACGGTCAAGACGACCGGCGTGGTCCTGCTGCTGATCGGCGTCTCCACGATGTTCCAGTACATCATGGGCCTCTATCAGGTGGCCGAGATCACCGGCGAGCTGATGGCCGGCATCTCGACCAACCCGCTGGTCATCTTCCTGCTGATCAACATCATCCTGTTCCTGCTCGGCACCTTCATGGACATGGCGAGCACGATCCTGATCTGCACGCCGATCTTCCTGCCCATCGCCATGCAGTACGGCATGGACCCGGTGCAGTTCGGCATCGTCATGCTGATCAACTGCGCGCTCGGCCTCAACACCCCGCCGGTCGGCACCACCCAGTTCATCGGCTGCGCCATCGGCGAGATCTCCGTCGGCCAGGTCATGCGCTCCATCCTCCCCTTCTACGGCGCGCTGTTCGTCACCCTCCTCCTCGTCACCTACGTCCCAGCCTTCTCACTCTGGCTCCCGCACATGCTCATGCGCTGA
- a CDS encoding methyl-accepting chemotaxis protein, whose product MSKPLGIAQDKVVRPSRLGGVQGRLFTGVGAVMCCTLVAIGVALTGYAGFGRTLQVITAEAVPSALGALRAAQHAGRIDALAPAFRSVTSKEEKADLAARIAMERHDFERELRDLAELEQNSANAASHAGGQSETAAASSAAQALLANVTLLDQAADKRIGLSDRRAELLEQVVIATRRLSQLVAPWKSIHSSGVDMQRAAFRDDTRPAEERLQAGEEYLQTEEQLTLVRSIDDGATTVRGLLTEAAASFDESRLSIIEAQTRILVTTMTASSSQLPEASRQAMAEPLKAIETLSIEPDGLIPTRLAELEILKAQRDLLTNNLSLSETLTMAVVNLVHTQEGAITDAAEESEKALSNGTILQIGVGVVSLLLSALVILVFVRRMVVRRLLTLQGGMEKIAAGDLDVTVPSGGRDEISAMARTVEVFRENALAKRRLEAEQIESARRAEEDRKRSLEEIASSFEGAVGSVVSRFVAESTEMEESARSMSATAEETNRLATSVAAATEQTSANVETVAAASEQLTSSIEEITRQITESTNIVREAMTLAERANGQIGGLADSVQSIGRVVDLINDIASQTNLLALNATIEAARAGEAGKGFAVVANEVKALAAQTARATGEIAAQAAGIQSATGEAVQEIQAVVQVVTRVGTIGATVAAAVEQQSAATKEIARNVHQAALGTTEVTQTIAGVNAAADRSGTAARTLLDKAHDLADGANALNRELSGFLQRVRAS is encoded by the coding sequence ATGTCCAAACCGTTAGGAATTGCCCAGGATAAGGTGGTGCGCCCAAGCCGGCTGGGAGGCGTTCAGGGGCGTCTGTTCACCGGTGTCGGCGCCGTGATGTGCTGCACGCTCGTCGCCATCGGGGTGGCGCTGACCGGATACGCCGGCTTCGGCCGGACGCTGCAGGTCATCACCGCGGAGGCCGTGCCGTCCGCGCTCGGCGCCCTGCGGGCGGCCCAGCACGCCGGCCGCATCGACGCGCTGGCTCCGGCCTTTCGCTCCGTCACCAGCAAGGAGGAGAAGGCGGATCTCGCGGCGCGCATCGCCATGGAGCGGCACGATTTCGAGCGCGAGCTGCGCGATCTGGCCGAACTGGAGCAGAACAGCGCCAACGCCGCGTCCCACGCCGGGGGACAGTCCGAAACCGCCGCCGCCAGCAGCGCCGCCCAGGCCCTGCTCGCCAACGTCACGCTGCTCGATCAGGCGGCGGACAAGCGGATCGGGCTGAGCGACCGCCGCGCCGAACTGCTGGAGCAGGTGGTCATCGCCACGCGGCGCCTGTCGCAACTCGTGGCGCCCTGGAAGTCAATCCACAGCAGCGGCGTGGACATGCAGCGCGCCGCATTCCGGGACGACACCCGGCCAGCGGAGGAGCGGCTGCAAGCCGGCGAGGAGTATCTCCAGACCGAGGAACAGCTCACCCTCGTCCGCAGCATCGACGATGGCGCCACCACCGTCCGCGGCCTGCTGACCGAAGCCGCCGCCAGCTTCGACGAAAGCCGGCTCTCGATCATCGAGGCGCAGACGCGCATTCTCGTAACCACCATGACCGCCAGCTCCAGCCAATTGCCCGAAGCCTCGCGCCAAGCGATGGCCGAGCCGCTGAAGGCGATCGAAACCCTCTCGATCGAGCCGGACGGGCTGATTCCCACCCGTCTGGCCGAGCTGGAGATCCTGAAGGCGCAGCGGGACCTGCTGACCAACAACCTGAGCCTGTCCGAAACGTTGACCATGGCTGTGGTGAACCTCGTGCACACGCAGGAGGGCGCTATCACCGACGCCGCCGAGGAGAGCGAGAAGGCGCTGTCCAACGGCACGATCCTGCAGATCGGGGTCGGCGTGGTCAGCCTGCTGCTGTCGGCGCTGGTCATCCTGGTCTTCGTGCGCCGCATGGTGGTGCGCCGTCTGCTCACCCTCCAGGGCGGGATGGAGAAGATCGCCGCCGGCGACCTCGACGTGACGGTTCCGTCCGGCGGCCGCGACGAAATCTCCGCCATGGCCCGCACGGTGGAGGTCTTCCGCGAGAACGCCCTCGCCAAGCGCCGGCTGGAGGCCGAGCAGATCGAATCCGCCCGCCGCGCCGAGGAGGACCGCAAGCGCTCGCTGGAGGAGATCGCCAGCAGCTTCGAGGGGGCCGTCGGCAGCGTGGTCAGCCGCTTCGTGGCGGAATCCACCGAAATGGAGGAAAGCGCCCGCAGCATGTCGGCCACGGCGGAGGAGACCAACCGTCTCGCCACCAGCGTCGCCGCCGCGACCGAGCAGACCTCGGCCAACGTGGAGACCGTCGCCGCCGCGTCGGAGCAGCTCACCAGCTCCATCGAGGAGATCACCCGGCAGATCACCGAGTCCACCAACATCGTCCGCGAGGCGATGACCCTGGCCGAGCGCGCCAACGGGCAGATCGGCGGCTTGGCGGACTCCGTGCAGAGCATCGGGCGCGTCGTCGATCTCATCAACGACATCGCCAGCCAGACCAACCTGCTGGCGCTCAACGCCACCATCGAGGCGGCCCGCGCCGGGGAGGCCGGCAAGGGCTTCGCCGTCGTCGCCAACGAGGTGAAGGCGCTGGCCGCCCAGACCGCCCGCGCCACCGGCGAGATCGCCGCCCAGGCCGCCGGCATCCAGAGCGCCACCGGCGAGGCCGTGCAGGAGATCCAGGCGGTCGTCCAGGTGGTCACCCGCGTCGGCACCATCGGCGCCACCGTCGCCGCAGCGGTGGAGCAGCAGAGCGCCGCCACCAAGGAGATCGCCCGCAACGTCCATCAGGCGGCGCTGGGCACCACCGAGGTGACGCAGACCATCGCCGGCGTCAACGCCGCCGCCGACCGCAGCGGCACCGCCGCCCGCACGCTCCTCGACAAGGCCCACGACCTCGCCGACGGCGCCAACGCGCTCAACCGCGAGCTGTCCGGCTTCCTCCAGCGCGTCCGCGCGAGCTGA
- the pflA gene encoding pyruvate formate-lyase-activating protein gives MLSPITPHPAHAAGTGASVRGWVHSVETGGTVDGPGLRYVLFLAGCPLRCQYCHNPDTRHMHDGSPAQSSDVLADIATYADFLHRAHGGLTISGGEPLVQPEFCAAIYRGAKQLGLHTALDTSGFLGSHADDHLLADVDLVLLDIKAFKEATYRAVTGVPLRPTLEFAERLSAMRKPIWLRYVLVPGLTDHLDEIEGLAEFAAGLEVVERVDVLPFHKMGEFKWKQLGLPYALANTEPPPPELTERVRGIFRTQGLTVV, from the coding sequence ATGCTCAGCCCGATTACCCCCCACCCCGCGCACGCCGCCGGGACGGGCGCATCGGTCCGCGGCTGGGTCCATTCGGTGGAGACGGGCGGCACGGTCGATGGGCCGGGTTTGCGCTACGTCCTGTTCCTGGCCGGATGCCCGCTGCGCTGCCAGTACTGCCACAACCCCGACACCCGCCACATGCACGACGGGTCGCCGGCCCAGTCCTCGGACGTGCTGGCCGACATCGCGACCTACGCCGATTTCCTGCACCGCGCCCATGGCGGCCTGACCATCAGCGGCGGCGAGCCGCTGGTCCAGCCGGAATTCTGCGCGGCCATCTACCGCGGCGCCAAGCAGCTCGGCCTGCACACCGCGCTCGACACCTCGGGGTTCCTCGGCAGCCACGCCGACGACCATCTGCTGGCCGACGTCGATCTGGTGCTGCTGGACATCAAGGCGTTCAAGGAGGCCACCTACCGCGCCGTCACCGGCGTGCCGCTACGCCCGACCCTGGAATTCGCCGAGCGGCTGTCCGCGATGCGCAAGCCGATCTGGCTGCGCTACGTGCTGGTTCCCGGCCTGACCGACCATCTCGACGAGATCGAGGGGCTGGCGGAATTCGCCGCCGGCCTGGAGGTGGTGGAGCGGGTGGACGTCCTGCCCTTCCACAAGATGGGCGAGTTCAAGTGGAAGCAGCTCGGCCTGCCCTACGCGCTGGCCAACACCGAACCTCCCCCGCCGGAGCTGACCGAGCGGGTGCGCGGCATCTTCCGGACGCAGGGCCTTACGGTCGTGTGA